From Mycobacterium cookii:
GAGGCAAGACCGGATCGGGCAACCCGCCCGCATCGCTGAATTGCAGCGTGACACTTCTAGGAGACGTCGTTTCATCATGGCTGTGAAAATCAAGCTCACCCGGCTCGGAAAGATCCGCGACCCGCAGTACCGCATCGCCGTCGCCGATTCGCGGACCCGTCGCGAAGGCCGGGCCATCGAGGTCATCGGCCGGTACCACCCCAAGCAGGAACCCAGTCTGATCGAGATCGACTCCGAGCGCGCTCAGTATTGGCTGTCGGTGGGAGCTCAGCCCACCGAGCCCGTCCTGAAGCTGCTGAAGATCACCGGTGACTGGCAGAAGTTCAAGGGTCTGCCCGGTGCGGAAGGCCGGCTGAAGGTCGCCGCGCCCAAGCCGAGCAAGCTCGACCTGTTCAACGCCGCGTTGGCCGCCGCCGACGGTGCCCCCGACACCGAGGCCGCCAAGCCGAAGCAGAAGAAGGCCCCGGCGAAGAAGGCCGCCGCAGCGGACAAGGCCGAGAAGCCAGCCGAAAAGGCCGAAGCCGCTGAGGCCGCAGCAGCCGACAAGCCGGCTGCTGAAGCCGACAAGCCGGCTGCTGAAGCCGAGCAGGCCGAACCGGCGACCGAGAGCTGACAACGAGCATGAGTACCGTCGTCGTCGACGCCGTCGAACACCTGGTCCGCGGGATCGTCGACAACCCTGACGATGTGCGCGTCGACATGGTGACCAGTAGGCGTGGCCGGACTGTCGAGGTGCACGTCCACCCCGACGATCTCGGTAAGGTGATCGGTCGCGGTGGGCGCACCGCGACCGCACTGCGCACGCTGGTCGCCGGCATCGGTGGTCGTGGCATCCGAGTCGACGTGGTGGACACCGACCAGTAGCGGAGTGCTCCCTTGGAGTTGACAGTCGGGCGCGTCGTCAAAGCACACGGCGTCACCGGCGAACTCGTCGTCGAAGTTCGCACCGACGACCCGGAGCTTCGGTTCGCGCCGGGTGAGGTGTTGCGCGCCAAGGGTTCTGATCGCCGGGAGCGCAGCTTCGCCGTGGAGACGGTGCGCGCCCACGGCAACCGCCTGCTGGTACGGCTGGCCGGAGTGGCCGACCGCGACGCCGCAGATGCGCTGCGCGGCAGTGTGTTCGTCGTCGACTCCGCGGACCTGCCGCCGATCGACGAGCCGGACACCTATTACGACCACCAGCTCGAGGGTCTCCGGGTCCGCACGACCGCGGGCCACGACATCGGTGTCGTCGCCGAGGTGCTGCACACGTCGGGCGGCGAACTGCTGGCGGTCAACCGCGAAAACGCCAGTGAACTGTTGGTGCCCTTCGTCAGCGCGATCGTCATATCGGTCTCATTGGCCGACAACCTGGTTGAGATCGATCCACCCGAGGGTCTGCTGGAACTGGAGAGCTGAGGACATGCGGATCGATGTCGTGACGATCTTTCCCGGCTACCTGGATCCACTGCGACAGTCGTTGCCGGGCAAGGCAATAGAGTCAGGTCTTGTTCAGCTCGCGGTGCACGACCTGCGCGGCTGGACACACGACGTGCATCATTCGGTCGACGACGCGCCGTACGGCGGCGGTCCCGGCATGGTGATGAAGGCACCGGTGTGGGGTGAAGCGCTCGACGAGATCTGTTCTCCGGAAACGCTTCTCGTGGTGCCCACACCTGCCGGTGCATTGTTCACCCAGTCGACCGCGCAGCGGTGGGGCAGCGAGGCGCATCTGGTGTTCGCCTGCGGGCGCTACGAGGGGATCGACCAGCGGGTCGTCGAGGACGCCGCGACGCGGATGCGCGTCGAAGAGGTTTCGATCGGCGACTACGTGCTGCCCGGGGGAGAGTCGGCGGCCCTGGTCATGATCGAGGCCGTGGTTCGGCTGCTGCCCAACGTGTTGGGCAATCCCGCGTCGCATCAAGACGATTCGCATTCCGAGGGCGTGTTGGAGGGTCCCTCTTACACCAGGCCGCCGAGCTGGCGCGGACTCGACGTGCCCGAGGTGCTGCTGTCCGGCGACCACGCCCGGATTGAGGCGTGGCGCCGGCGTGCGTCAGAAGAGCGCACCCGCGAACGTCGGCCCGACCTGTGGGACCGACGCTGACGGTCAGATCCGGCCGGCGGGGAACATCGTCTTGACCGCCTGGGTGATGGTGTCGCGTGCGGTGGCGTCATCGGCAGGCTGTAGTGACTCGATCACCATCACGTAGCGCCGGTCGGCCCCGATGATCCCGGTGGACAGGTGCATCCAGCTGCTGCCGTCCATGCAGCACATCCAGCCCTGTTTGACCGCGACCGGTTCGGCGTAGAGCGCGTCGGGGATGCCGAACCGCTGTGGATAGCCGTCGGCCCCGGTGGCGGTCGACCCGGCGAGGTCATCGACGATGATCTCCGCGCGATCGCCGGGCAGCCCACCCGACCCGTCGAGCAGCCTGTCGTAGTAGTGCACCAGATCCGATGCCGAGCTGATCGTGTTCCACCACAGGCCGTCGCCGGGCGGAACCGTGGACGTCAACCGGTAACGGGCCGCGACCGCGGTGATCATGTCGCCGCCCCGGGCGGCCCAGAACGTCTCCGCGGCGCCGTCGTCGGAGGACCGCAGCATGCTGTCCAGCGCCTTGCGGTCGGCCGGCGAGAGCGCGCCGTCGCCGGCCGACCCGCGCGACAGCACATCGTCGGCGATGAAGAGTTTCGCCACCGACGCGATCGCGGCCAACTGGTCATTGCCGCTCGACAACAGCTGCTTGGTCGTCCGGTCCAGCACCGCGACCGAGATGGTGGCGCCGTTGGCGGCGGCGTCGTTGGTCGCGTGGGCAATCCGGTCCGCCAACCCGGCGAACGCAGTGGCCCCAGACGGCGACTCCGGTGCCTCAGAACCGCGAATCGACGGCGCCGGGTCGCCAGGCGCGCCGGAAACCTTTGCTTCGCAGCCGGTCGACGACAGCGCCAGAATGGCCGCGGCGACCACGGCGGCCAGCGGTGACCGTAGCCGCTCGCCGCTGGTCAGACCGTCGAAACGCATTGTCATGTGTACCATCGGCCCACGTCGCGGTGGGTCAGGCGACGGCGGCGATTCGCCGTGA
This genomic window contains:
- a CDS encoding RNA-binding protein codes for the protein MSTVVVDAVEHLVRGIVDNPDDVRVDMVTSRRGRTVEVHVHPDDLGKVIGRGGRTATALRTLVAGIGGRGIRVDVVDTDQ
- a CDS encoding serine hydrolase, which encodes MRFDGLTSGERLRSPLAAVVAAAILALSSTGCEAKVSGAPGDPAPSIRGSEAPESPSGATAFAGLADRIAHATNDAAANGATISVAVLDRTTKQLLSSGNDQLAAIASVAKLFIADDVLSRGSAGDGALSPADRKALDSMLRSSDDGAAETFWAARGGDMITAVAARYRLTSTVPPGDGLWWNTISSASDLVHYYDRLLDGSGGLPGDRAEIIVDDLAGSTATGADGYPQRFGIPDALYAEPVAVKQGWMCCMDGSSWMHLSTGIIGADRRYVMVIESLQPADDATARDTITQAVKTMFPAGRI
- the rimM gene encoding ribosome maturation factor RimM (Essential for efficient processing of 16S rRNA) translates to MELTVGRVVKAHGVTGELVVEVRTDDPELRFAPGEVLRAKGSDRRERSFAVETVRAHGNRLLVRLAGVADRDAADALRGSVFVVDSADLPPIDEPDTYYDHQLEGLRVRTTAGHDIGVVAEVLHTSGGELLAVNRENASELLVPFVSAIVISVSLADNLVEIDPPEGLLELES
- the rpsP gene encoding 30S ribosomal protein S16: MAVKIKLTRLGKIRDPQYRIAVADSRTRREGRAIEVIGRYHPKQEPSLIEIDSERAQYWLSVGAQPTEPVLKLLKITGDWQKFKGLPGAEGRLKVAAPKPSKLDLFNAALAAADGAPDTEAAKPKQKKAPAKKAAAADKAEKPAEKAEAAEAAAADKPAAEADKPAAEAEQAEPATES
- the trmD gene encoding tRNA (guanosine(37)-N1)-methyltransferase TrmD, with protein sequence MRIDVVTIFPGYLDPLRQSLPGKAIESGLVQLAVHDLRGWTHDVHHSVDDAPYGGGPGMVMKAPVWGEALDEICSPETLLVVPTPAGALFTQSTAQRWGSEAHLVFACGRYEGIDQRVVEDAATRMRVEEVSIGDYVLPGGESAALVMIEAVVRLLPNVLGNPASHQDDSHSEGVLEGPSYTRPPSWRGLDVPEVLLSGDHARIEAWRRRASEERTRERRPDLWDRR